From the genome of Nocardia mangyaensis:
GATCCAGAACCTGTGGCTCGCCGCGACCGCGGAGGGTATCGGCGTGGGGTGGGTGTCGTTCTACGAGCCCGAGGTCCTGAGCGAGCTGGTCGGGCTGCCCGCCGGGATCAAGCCGGTGGCCTGGCTGTGCGTGGGTCCTGTGCGCGAATTCCAGCAGGTGCCCGACCTGGAACGGTTCGGATGGCGGGCCGGGCGCTCCCTCGACGAGGCTGTGCACCGCGAGACCTTCGGCGGCTGAAACGAGATCCGGGCACCCGCTGCTGGCGGATGCCCGGATGTTTCGACGGGGTCAGGCCAATCGGATCAGGCCGTAGTCGAAGGCGTGTCTGCGGTAGACCACCGAGGGACGGTCGGTCTCGCGATCGTGGAACAGGAAGAAGTCGTGGCCGACGAGTTCCATCTGGTAGAGGGCATCGTCGACTGACATCGGGGTAGCGGTGTGCACCTTGGTGCGCACGATGTGGCCGGGACCGCTCTCGTCGGGTTCCTCGGCATGCTGATGCGCGGCGCCGTTGGGCGGGGCGAACAGTGAGTCGTCCACCAGGGTGGCGGTCGCCTGGGCGACGGAGACGGGGGTCTTCTCGCCGTAGTGCACGACGCGCCGCTTGTCCTTGGCTCGGCGCAGCCTGCTCTCGATCTTCTGGGTGGCCGACTCGAACGCGGCGTAGAAACTGTCGGCGCACGCCTCGGCACGCACGATGGGTCCCCGGCCACGCGCGGTGATCTCCACACGCTGACAGGCCTTGCGTTGACGACGGTTGCGTTCGTGGAAGAGCTCCACATCGAAGAGAAAGATCGACGGATCGAAGCGCTCGAGTCGAGCGAGCTTCTCCGACACGTAGATTCGATAGTGGTCAGGGATTTCGACATTGCGACCGGACACCACCACTTCGGCGTGTGTGGTCTCGGTCGAGTCGTCGGCACTGTCCACCAGGGCCGAAGGGTCAGCGTCTCGCACTGATGCCCGTGAAGAAGTCGTCACGCGTACCTCCCGGATATGGCCGCACGCTGCGAAGCGAGTGCGGCGGGATTGAGCTGTGCCGATCGGGAATCGCTCGGCACCAGATGTCCGCGGCGCCACCTCCCAAACTCGTGTTCGGTGTGTGATCGCGACGCTAGTCCGCCACGGGCAAGTCCGCCACTGTTCACGCAAATTTCGCGCCGTCAAGCCGCACAGGTCACCAAAACGGCTCTCGCCGGTACACCGATCCGACCAAGAACCCGCACCGATTCGCATGCGGTCGCCCCGGTCGTGAGCACATCGTCGACCAGGACCACCTCGACTTTCGCGCCGATTCCGGCCCGCGCCAGCACCGCCTCGTCGACCATGACCTTGTCGCGCAGATTGTGTGCACGCTGCCACGTCGTCAGGCCCACCGAATCGCGCACGCCACGCGCGAGCCGCAGCAGCGGGACGGTCCGGCAATCGATCAGCCACCCGGCCGCGCACCGGGCGGCGCGGGCCACCGGGTCACCGCCGCGGCGCCGCGCGGCCGCCGCTCTGGTCGGGGCGGGCACGAGCACCAGGGGGCGGTCTGGGGCCCGTAGCCGGGCCAGCGCCAGCGCCGATGCCAGGCCGAGCGGTTCGGCCAGGTCGCGCCTACCGTGTTCCTTGGCGGCCAGTACCGCGCGTCGACCCGGACCGGCGTAGGGACCGAGCGCCCAGCACGGCACGCCGGGGTCGGCGCGGGGATGGATCCGTACCGGAGGTCGCGCGAGCTCGGCCGCACACGCGACACACCACGGCTGCCCGGCCAGGCCACACCCGCCGCACCGGTCGGGCAACATCAGATCGAGCAGTGCCGTCATAGCGAGCGAGTATGGCAGTGGGTACCGACAGGCTCAGCTCGGCAGGACCGGGACGACCTGTTCCCCCGTCAACCCGGGCACCTCACGCCAGAAGCGGTCGTTGCGCGACGGGTCGGCGGTCTGCAGTTGCAGGACAGCGCGAGAATCGGCGACGTACTGGGTGGCCGGCGCCGCGGTGACCACCCGGACCGGCGGGGTGAGATTCTGGGGAGTGACCGGGGTGAACTGCGAACCGTCGATCGACACGGTGAAGACCGGGTCGACATTGCCCTCCCGCGCCACCATGAGGGTGTCGCCGGTCGCCCAGCTCAGCGACACCGCACTGGTACTCAGGCCGAGCGCGACCGGCAGCGGCGAGGTGAGCGCGTACCGGCCGTCGGGACGGCGCTCGATCACCGCGACATAGACCTTGCCGTCGGCGATCAGGGCCGCGCGCACCCCGGTGCGCGAGACCGCCAGCTCGCTGATCTCGGGATCGGTGGAACCGAAGGCCTCGAACAGCGCGGTGGTGTCGACGTCCTGTACCGAGACGTTGCCGGTGGCGCGGTCGGTGACCGCCCGGATCACCTGATCACCGTTGAGCACGGTCCAGGCCGCGCCGCCGTCGGGTGTCCACGAGGGCCGGGCGATGGTGGCGCCCTCGGCGACCGGGAACGCCCTGGCGCCGTAGTTGCCGATCAGCAGTGACCGCGCCGGTTCCGGGTCGGCCCGGCCGGTGTCGGCGACCGCGGCCACGAACTGACCGTCGGCGGAGATGCCGACCGACTGCAGATTGGTCGCCTCGCCGAAGGACCCGCTCGGGGTGACGATGCCGTCCGGGGTGACCTGGACCAGCGTGCCGTTGCGCAGCGCGTGCAGGCCGACCCGGTTCTGGCCCGGCGCCGAGGCGCTGTACTGGTCCAGATCGGCGACCGACCAGCCGTTGGCCGCGTACCGCTCGTCGAGCGGTTTGCCGTCGGCGAGCAGCACGTACGGGCCGAGGATGTCGGCGCCGGACAGCGTCATCACCACCTGCGCGGCGACCAGTTCGCGCTCGCGCTGGCCGAACCCGCCGAGCCCGGCGAAGTCGATGCGCACCCCGCCGATCCCGATCCCGACCTCGCCCGGTTCGTTGTTGGCCTTGGTGATCGGCTCGCGCACGGTGACCGGCGGGGCCAACTGATTGCGGACCACCGGCGCGATCGCCGATTGCGGGCCCTGCCCGAGCATGGTGATCAGCCGCTCGGTGAGCTGGCCGCGTGGCACCGAGACCCAGCGCGGATCCGGCACCAGCAGGGAACTGTCCGGGTCGACGTAGTACAGGACGTGGCGACGGTAGGACTTGTCGAAGGCGTTCGCGTCCATGACGACGCCCGAGGGCAGCGAAGTGATCCGCCATTCACCGTCGATCTTGCTCATCTCGATCTTGTTCTCCAGCGTGCCCTCGGTGGCGCGGTAGCCCCCGTCGCCGGCGAGCTCACCGACCTTGCGGGCGCGGATCACGTAGCTGGCCTTGTCCGCCGAGCGCGACTCGCGCAGGGTGTCGGGCCGGTCGACGATGGTGGTGCTCGCCTCGTCGTTCCAGCTGCCCGCGGTCTCGGCCGTCAAGTACTGGCGGGCGGCGGCGTGCCGGTCGGTCGGGTCGGCGCTGGCGGTGAGGAAATCGCTGACCAGCAGGTCGGGATCGCGACCCGACAGCGGCGGCGGTGGGCCTGCCGAGGTGGGCGCCCGGTTGATCGTGCCCAGTGCCTGGGGGGCCGAGGACTCCGGCAGACTGGCGCATCCGGTGAGGACGAGCAGACCGGTCAGGATGGCCGCGAGCAGTGCCACGCTGTGCCGTCCCGTGCGATCACCACGCGCCATCGTCATGTCTGTCGGTCTCCGGTCTCGGTGGGCATCGGCTGGTCGTCGTCCGCGCCGCTCGCGGTGTCACCGCGACCGTTGGTCGCGGCCAGGTCGCCGGTGCGCTCGGCCGGTGTGCTGTCCTGGGGTGTGTGCTCCGGCGCCGTGGGCTCCGTGGCGTCGGGATCGTCGGCCGATTCGGCGGCGGGCAGCTCGATGACGGCCGGCTCGACCGATTCGGATTCCGGCAACGCCGGTACCTTGCGCAGCATCGGTTCCAGCGCGAGCGGGCTCTGCCCGAGCTTACGGCCACGCACCATCGGCAGCAGCAATCGGAAGCTGGCGCCGATGCCGGGATCACCCCAGGCCTCGAGCCTGCCCTCGTGCAGGTTCGCGTCCTCGACGCTGATCGACAGGCCGAGCCCGGTCCCGCCGGAGCGACGCACCCGCGAGGGGTCCGAGCGCCAGAACCGGTTGAACACCAGCTTCTCCTCGCCCGGCCGCAGCCCGACGCCCTGATCGCGCACCACCGTGGCGACCGCGTTGGCCTCGGCGTCGCCACGCATCCGGATCAGCACCGGCTTGCCCTCGCTGTGGTCGATGGCGTTGGCGAGCAGATTGCGCAGCACCCGTTCGACGCGCCGCGGGTCGACCTCGGCGACCACCGGCTCCTCCGGCAGATCGATGACCACCTCGACCCCGGCATCCTTGGCCAGGTGGCGCACGGTGGAGATCGCGGCCCGCGCGCACATCCGCACGTCCAGCGACTCCACCTGCAGCTCGGCCACGCCGGCGTCGTGGCGCGAGATCTCGAGCAGATCGTTCAGCAGACCCTCGAACCGGTCCAGTTCGTTGACCAGCAATTCCGAACTGCGGGCCAGCGCCGGGTCGAGATCGTCGCTGGAGCCGTGGATGAGATCGGCGGCCATGCGCACGGTCGTCAGCGGAGTACGCAGCTCATGGCTGACATCGGAGGTGAAGCGGCGCTGCAGATTGCCGAATTCCTCGAGCTGGGTGATCTGGTTCGAGAGGCTCTCGGCCATCTCGTTGAACGCCTGCGCCAGGCGGGCCATGTCGTCCTCGCCGCGCACGAGCATGCGTTCCTTGAGCCGGCCGTCGGCGAATCGACCCGCGATCCGCGCGGCCGACCGAATCGGCAGCACCACCTGCCTGGTGACCAGTGCGGTGATCGCGGCGAGCAGCACCAGCAGCACCACGCCGCCGATGAGCATCGTGCCGCGCATCAGCGACAGGCTCGACTCCTCGCTGGCCAGCGGGAAGATCAGGTAGATCTCCAGGGTCGCGACCTCGGCGCTCGGGCTGCCGATGATCAGCGCGCGGCCGCGGTAGCCATCCGGGTCGGCGACGGTGGTGAACTGGTAGGAGACCTGATTGCGCTGGACGAAGCGGCGCAGTTCCTGGGGCACCTGCGAGATAGGGCCGGTGGTGAGCTCCTGGGGCGGGGTGCCGCCCACCATCGCCAGCGCCGAGTCGAAGCTGCCCGCGGCGCCGCTGGACTGGCCGGTGCCGCCGCGGCTGGACAGCGCGCTGCGCGCGTCGGCGAGCCGCTGCTGCTGACTGCTCGCGTCGTGCACGCCGGCGAGCCGGTTCTCGACCGTGCTGCGGGCACGATCCATCTCCTCGACCGCCGCGTTGATCTTGGCTTCGAGGAGCCGGTCGGTGATCTGACCGGTCAGCACGACCCCGAGGATCGTGATCACGATGAGCGAGAGGGTCAGCGTGGACACGATGACCCGCAGCTGCAGCGACCGGCGCCACAGGTGGCCCAGTGCGGTCCCCACGGCCTGGAACCAGGCCAGTACGGGGGCCGCCCATCGCCGCAGCTGCGCGATGAACCGATCGGTCACCGCGGCGCCTCGCAGCGACCGATCACGGCGGTCCGGCCTTGTAGCCGACCCCGCGGACGGTCAGCACGATCTCCGGGTTCTCCGGGTCCTTCTCGACCTTGGCGCGTAGTCGCTGCACGTGCACGTTGACCAGGCGGGTGTCGGCGGCGTGCCGGTAGCCCCAGACCTGTTCGAGCAGCACCTCGCGGGTGAACACCTGACGCGGCTTGCGCGCGAGCGCGACCAGCAGGTCGAACTCCAGCGGGGTCAGCGAGATCTGCGTACCGCCGCGGGTCACCTTGTGCGCGGGCACGTCGATGACGATGTCGGCGATGGAGAGCAGCTCGGCGGGCTCGTCCTCGGTGCGGCGCAGGCGCGCGCGCACGCGGGCGACGAGTTCCTTGGGCTTGAACGGCTTGACGATGTAATCGTCCGCGCCGGACTCCAGACCGAGCACCACGTCGACCGTGTCGGTCTTGGCGGTGAGCATCACGATCGGGACGCCGGAATCGGCCCGTAGCACGCGGCACACATCGATGCCGTTCATGCCGGGCAGCATCAGGTCCAGCAACACCAGGTCGGGGCGGATCTCCCGCACCGCCGACAGGGCCTGCGTGCCATCGCCGACCACGTGCGGGTCGAACCCTTCCCCGCGCAAGACGATGGTCAGCA
Proteins encoded in this window:
- the hpf gene encoding ribosome hibernation-promoting factor, HPF/YfiA family, yielding MTTSSRASVRDADPSALVDSADDSTETTHAEVVVSGRNVEIPDHYRIYVSEKLARLERFDPSIFLFDVELFHERNRRQRKACQRVEITARGRGPIVRAEACADSFYAAFESATQKIESRLRRAKDKRRVVHYGEKTPVSVAQATATLVDDSLFAPPNGAAHQHAEEPDESGPGHIVRTKVHTATPMSVDDALYQMELVGHDFFLFHDRETDRPSVVYRRHAFDYGLIRLA
- a CDS encoding ComF family protein; this encodes MTALLDLMLPDRCGGCGLAGQPWCVACAAELARPPVRIHPRADPGVPCWALGPYAGPGRRAVLAAKEHGRRDLAEPLGLASALALARLRAPDRPLVLVPAPTRAAAARRRGGDPVARAARCAAGWLIDCRTVPLLRLARGVRDSVGLTTWQRAHNLRDKVMVDEAVLARAGIGAKVEVVLVDDVLTTGATACESVRVLGRIGVPARAVLVTCAA
- the lpqB gene encoding MtrAB system accessory lipoprotein LpqB, with the protein product MTMARGDRTGRHSVALLAAILTGLLVLTGCASLPESSAPQALGTINRAPTSAGPPPPLSGRDPDLLVSDFLTASADPTDRHAAARQYLTAETAGSWNDEASTTIVDRPDTLRESRSADKASYVIRARKVGELAGDGGYRATEGTLENKIEMSKIDGEWRITSLPSGVVMDANAFDKSYRRHVLYYVDPDSSLLVPDPRWVSVPRGQLTERLITMLGQGPQSAIAPVVRNQLAPPVTVREPITKANNEPGEVGIGIGGVRIDFAGLGGFGQRERELVAAQVVMTLSGADILGPYVLLADGKPLDERYAANGWSVADLDQYSASAPGQNRVGLHALRNGTLVQVTPDGIVTPSGSFGEATNLQSVGISADGQFVAAVADTGRADPEPARSLLIGNYGARAFPVAEGATIARPSWTPDGGAAWTVLNGDQVIRAVTDRATGNVSVQDVDTTALFEAFGSTDPEISELAVSRTGVRAALIADGKVYVAVIERRPDGRYALTSPLPVALGLSTSAVSLSWATGDTLMVAREGNVDPVFTVSIDGSQFTPVTPQNLTPPVRVVTAAPATQYVADSRAVLQLQTADPSRNDRFWREVPGLTGEQVVPVLPS
- the mtrB gene encoding MtrAB system histidine kinase MtrB, whose translation is MAWFQAVGTALGHLWRRSLQLRVIVSTLTLSLIVITILGVVLTGQITDRLLEAKINAAVEEMDRARSTVENRLAGVHDASSQQQRLADARSALSSRGGTGQSSGAAGSFDSALAMVGGTPPQELTTGPISQVPQELRRFVQRNQVSYQFTTVADPDGYRGRALIIGSPSAEVATLEIYLIFPLASEESSLSLMRGTMLIGGVVLLVLLAAITALVTRQVVLPIRSAARIAGRFADGRLKERMLVRGEDDMARLAQAFNEMAESLSNQITQLEEFGNLQRRFTSDVSHELRTPLTTVRMAADLIHGSSDDLDPALARSSELLVNELDRFEGLLNDLLEISRHDAGVAELQVESLDVRMCARAAISTVRHLAKDAGVEVVIDLPEEPVVAEVDPRRVERVLRNLLANAIDHSEGKPVLIRMRGDAEANAVATVVRDQGVGLRPGEEKLVFNRFWRSDPSRVRRSGGTGLGLSISVEDANLHEGRLEAWGDPGIGASFRLLLPMVRGRKLGQSPLALEPMLRKVPALPESESVEPAVIELPAAESADDPDATEPTAPEHTPQDSTPAERTGDLAATNGRGDTASGADDDQPMPTETGDRQT
- the mtrA gene encoding MtrAB system response regulator MtrA, giving the protein MKPKILVVDDDMALAEMLTIVLRGEGFDPHVVGDGTQALSAVREIRPDLVLLDLMLPGMNGIDVCRVLRADSGVPIVMLTAKTDTVDVVLGLESGADDYIVKPFKPKELVARVRARLRRTEDEPAELLSIADIVIDVPAHKVTRGGTQISLTPLEFDLLVALARKPRQVFTREVLLEQVWGYRHAADTRLVNVHVQRLRAKVEKDPENPEIVLTVRGVGYKAGPP